The window TAATTCAACCGATTTGATTCTCATTCTCATTATCGACGAGCTCCACGTATCCAAACTCCGTTCTCTTGTATTAGCGAGAAGCTAAGTTCCGTTTTTAGCTTTGGCAAGTCTGTAACTACCTGAAAAGACTAGTCTAAACTTGTCTCTGACAATTCAGTGGATAAAGTAGGAGAGAGGAAAAATAGTAGTAATGAGTAATAAATAACCCTTCTTCCCGTCCTTTCTCTATAGAGGACTATTTCAAGCACAGGCTACGAAGGATTCGACAAAGATTGTTCATGTGATTGAATCAGAGCCTTGCCTACAGCTGAACTTTCACCCCTAAGAGAACATCACACAAGCAGATTGTACAAAATACGAATTTCTACAAGTAGTGAAAACAAACTGAAGAAATTTCTATTACCAAACCATGTGAGGTTAGTTCCACGTATGAGACCTTTATTAAGCAATCACACTTTCTGAGCTAAGGTGGTGTCATTCTAAAGTAGTCTGCTGGCCAACATCCCCAGGGGTATAGCGATGAATGAAATGCATGAAAATTATGTGAGACCAGGGTCAAATCGcagaagagaaaaaagaaaaagctaAGTGATTTCTTTCCATCTACCAAAGTCTTAGTGAACATAATTATCTGGTACCTGTGAAGATGGGAGATGGTAGGTGTCCGATGATTTTATGAAATAGTTGAGGAGCACGGGCACCACGTTATTacagaggaagagagagagattCCAAGCTACGTTCTGATTTAAGGGCCAATGTTGTTGATACAGCAAATGGAAGAGATATTACAACACTGAAAGATGAATAAATGACGCCAAAAATTGTCTAAGACTTTGTTGATACCTCATTTTGTTTTCCTAAACACTATCTAGACTTTTGATCCATCTTGAAACATACAAGATCAATGAATAAAATGTCAATAAGCCCTCTTGTCATGTAAAGAATGAGCAAATTTCATTGAGTAAATTTCATTCTTGCAGCTTCATCTGTTTGTGCAGAAGATTCATCAAAGTCCACTGCCTGGGGACCAACTGATGAAGATTTCATCACTGGCCTTTCATCAAAAAGAAAATTTGAAAGCGCCTGCTTTTGAATCAGTGACCGTATCCCAGAAGGAAGGTTTATTCTGCTGGGCTTTTTTCTCCTCGGCTTTCAGAGTCAACTCATCAATAGTACCTGGAAGATATGTTTCAATAGCATTCTTAAATTTGTCATGCAAATTGACTCTGTCGCTTGTTCCAGACACAAGAGTGCAAGCATTTGGCCTTTCTAGAAACTCCAAAACATTCAGTAAATTCCTCCTGCAAGGCGAAATGACAGTTGGAAAATAACCATCATAAAAATCTCATGCTAAGTTCGAGCTAAGTGCACTCGATTAATACATGTCTACGGAAGATATCTTATTATCCATAGAGCTAATAACTTCCTAAGTAAGGCATAAGTAAGGCATACAACTTCCTATCCCAAATAGGCATCAATGTCAAAACTTTTTAAATATGAAGCAAAGCAGAATTCAATTAAGCATAACTATGCATATCTGTGTTTGAGTAAAAAGCTTCAACTAACAAGGCTATTGTGGTTTAACGGAATTAATCCTGGTTAGTGTGTAAGGGATTAGAAGAAAGGGGAAAAAGAATATAACATCGAAGATGTATCTTTTATTAAGAAGAAGCCTGCAACAAACATTCAATCCCATAGTCCCGCAACAAACATTCAATCCCATAGTTCTAACTACAAGAATGTGTCAGCATAGCTCATTATCTCACAAAAGTTCGCTTATTTAGGTCTTAGTATAAACCACCTTAAAGCtcaatatattttattttatcagTAAGAAAAAAGAACTAGAATGAAGACAGTCAGACTAACCCCAAAAAAGAACTCATTTAGAAGAAGCCCGCAACAAACATTCAATCCCATAGTTCTAACTACAAGAATGTGTCAGCATAGCTCATTATCTCACAAAAGTTCGCTTATTTAGGTCTTAGTATAAACCACCTTAAAGCtcaatatattttattttatcacTAAGAAAAATGTCAAGCTTTAAGGTGGTTTATCCTAAACCTTAAAGCTCAATATTACATGCGAGGATTAGATGTTGCGAGGATTAGATGTAACGCAAAGACACCATAATTTCCTTGTATCTTAAAGAACTTTTATCATCATATAGAGTCACCATAAAATCTTTTGAAGCCATGATTGTAGGAGAGAAAATAAATATGCTTTAAATAACTATTCCAAACAAACAGATCAAGGCAGTTATCTCATTCTTTTAGACATTCTCTAGTCTGCATGCTTCCAACTATTGGCATATATGTTCCCTGTTTAGTGTTTACAGAGTTTCATGGTAATAAGTAGCATGACCATCATTTCCACTGTATCAGGGTTTTTCTTTCTCGGTCACTTTTTACGCTTGAAAAGAGAGTGCGGTCATAAAATAAAAGGGTACTACTAAATTTATTCGAAAAAGACCTTAATGCTAAATTCTCCAATAACGCCCTCCTGCAAGATATAAAAGTACTATAAAGGATAAACCTTTCCTCTGATATGATAGCTTTATTAACATGAAGACTATGGAGAACAATGACTCAAGGGACTGAACAGAACATAGGGCACATTAACCTGAGAATACATGCGATTTTGAGTTGCAGCTATTTAATCAATAGTGAACTTTTGCATTTATTTACCACTGGTGTCCGCCTCCttatgaacactatgtacaacaacaacatacccagtgaaatctcacaagtGAGGTTTGGAGTGtaagcagaccttacccctaccttgggaggtagacaGGCTGTCTCCGGTAGAATCTCGGCTCAGAATGCAGCAAAAACAAAGCAGGTCAAATAGGAAAAAGGAACAGTAGTTACAACAAAACAGCATGCTAAGCGAAAAACAAGAGACAGTAAATAATAACAGAACTCGAAGAACAAGAAACTACAGAAGAAATACTACAACTACAAATAATAACAGTCAATAGATGAACACTTTGTAAAATAGTGATTTTTTTATCAAGCATGAAAACAATATCAAGTGCCAGAAATATAAGAGACAAAAGTAGCATACCTGCTAACAAAGTTCTGGGTAATGGCAATCGAATCCTCTAAATTGATGACCAAATGCCACCATCCGTTAGGCACAAAGATTACTTCACCCGCCTTGCAGACACACTCAATAGGTCTCTTTTTCCAATTCTTCGTTGCATTATAAAAGTTCATGAACCATTCTATAATTGAAACAGGACTTGCCACTTCTGCACCATCAGGACTCGGATGAACCCCTGGTGGGACCACATCAGGCGGGAACAACACCCATTTCTTTGATCCTTTGATTACCGCATTCCAAGCGGAGGTAGAATTTGGATCAATGTGGAATGACGAGCCAGACCCTGCAGGTCCAATTATAATCCACCTATAGTCTGGCCTGTCATTACCCAAAACACTAAACAAATCCTCATTGAAGTACATCGGGATATCATAATCCTTTTCTAATTGAGGAATTTTCTCCGCAAACTTTGGATCAAACAAATACAACGGCCTTTCTTCCCTCACTTGATCAGAATACCTAAAGTAGTCCTCAAGCTTCATTTCCACCGGCCCTACCGAAAACTTCACATCCCCACATTTTTCAATCAGATAACCCCTATTCCATTTCTCCAATGCAGGCCAATTATTCTCCAAACACCCTTCTAACAAAACCGGCTTATTCGGTTCCTCGAAATTCAACGCAAACTCATCAACAGAAATCCCTTTCCTCCTTACTATATTATCCCTTTCTAACCATTCAGCTTTCATTTCAAGATTAGCACATAACCAACTCTGAAACAAGTAATCAGAATAAAAGTCTCTAACTTTAAAACCACAACTCAAAACTGAAAACAAAGGCTTATTAGCACTAACAAAAGTAGACTTCCAAGAACCTTTAAAAAAGAACCCACCTTTACAATTCTCTAATACAAGATTCCTCCAAAGGGGTTCATGATTACAAAAGATATAAAAACCTTTGCTTACAGTTGACAAAATACCCAAATTAGTACCTTCTAAAAGGGCTAAAATATCAAGAACAAGCTCATCAGTTAAAGTCTGAAGATTACCTAAACCAGTGTTTCTTGAATTATGAGATGATGGGTTGATATAAAAATTCCCAAGTGGTTGTACTCCATGGTTATCTGATTGTACTGACGCTTTTAAGCTAAAACTCCCATCTccttcttcttgttgttgttcttgtggtGCTATTTGGTATTGTTTGGCAACTGTTTCTTGTTTTGTGGAAACTGAAATTTTCTTTGATTTCTTATTCTTTCCATTTTTTGTCTTTCTTTTTTGCTTCTTGAATATCAAGGTCTTGGAACTCAGCATTGTTTTGAGGAAATGGGGTTTGAGCCGCCAAGGTTTTGAGTATTACTTGTAGTTCTGCAAGAAATAAGAACGTACAACACTTTTGTTCTTTCACCAGAATGTACAACACTTAAATGCAGCCAAAcctggcctttttttttttttttaacactcaTGTTTATTAACGCCATGGAAAAATGTAGTGggaattttatcttattttaaaagaaaattactaCTATTAGGGAGAGGGGGGAGAAAGATAAATACTTACTCGGTCGGAGCGTTTACGTCAAAGTAATTTAATTTACTATGGTTAAGTGATAGAAGTGTAAGTGCAAACACATGTCATGCATTTATTGATTTGATGTAAACACCTGATACATATAAGTGTTTTTAGGAGAAGAAATGTGATAGGTGGGATCCCAGGCTCACACTATGTGAGCTATTCTCTAACCCCGGGTAAATTCATCTTGGCAATTTTAAGTTTGGATATGGCAAATCCTAATTCTTTTCGTATTAAAAGGGGTAAATTTGAGATCGTCACTACCCTTTTGCTTATGAGTTTTTGCTTTAGCAGTAGCAATTCATTAACAGATACTTAGTTTTAGTTATAGTCATCACTCATCACACTTGTTGGTTGTCGAGTATAGAAACAGATAGTTTTGTGCTCAAAAGTGAGAATTCAAAAGGTTAACTTAGTGATAGACTTATTACATTGAGGCCGTCTTAGATTCTATTTGTTCCAAGTCATTGGAAGAGGGTACCTGTCATGATTGACTAATTGGCATGAGACACAGTTGGTGGTAAAGAGTAAAGCCTACTAATACTAATTTATAGCTGTAATTTGTACTATAGTATCTAGGGAAAGAAAAAGCAAATAGAAATTCACTTGAAAGTAAGATACAATGATACATGAGTACATTTCACAAAGTGAAGTTCCAAGAATTTACATTCACTTGGCTAGGCTTTATCAACATTAGTCAGTCTTGGACTAAAAGTCTAGATGAATAAGAATGAAGCTCTTCGACAATGATTACAAAAGTGCAATAGCACTAACATCTGATTGGCAAAAAGAAAAAATTCATTCACAAATTGTAATATACAGGAGAAGAAAAAAGGAAACCTTGAGCAGAATCAAAACAAACCATATATGATCACAATTATTCACAGGTTCCAAACTGGCAGTGGAACATCTATATTTTCGATGACACTGGTTCAGCCAAATGTCACAATTCCAAGAATCAAGCGGAAGAACACAGCGCAGAGTGAACCCACAATTTGGAGCAGCAAGAATTCAGGGGGAGAAAGAAAGTAATAAGAAAAAGCAATCAATCTGACTACAATTCATTTCGCACTGACGTTTATGATACAGTCTTCAGTAATCGAGGTGGAATACTAGGAGAGCAGGAGCTGGTTTTACACCTGCGTACTCATCAGACATCTCCACTGCCCCACGCGAGGTCCCTTGTCTAAAAGCATTAGCAAGCCTGCATTGTTGGTGGATGTTCCAAACGTGTACCTAAACAAGTACCAAGATTTAATTGAATGTTAGAACTTGCTCAAACAAACAACTAAACTCAAGCAGACAGAATGCAAAATAGGTTGTTGCTTTCTTTTGTAAGGTAAGAGAATCGTAAGAAGTTGAAGAGAATCGTAAGAAGTTGAAGCACTATAGAAACAATTTAATGATAAGAAACCAAATTGCAATGATCAACTCACTTGCATCTGCGGGCTTTTCTTCTCCACAAAACAAAGCATGTGATCCACTGAataaaaagaatataaaataattcAGCTTACGTATAAATCAGAAGACAACACAGAAACGGAAGGGCCAAATAAGAAATGGGGGGAGGAGAAGGTGGGAGTAAGACAAGAGTGAGAAACTTTGATGTCAGAATAAAACAAATTGGTTTGCTATTTATTACCCCATATATTACTATATGCTGTCTATTCTGAGCTAGATCCGCATTGGTTCTAGAGATTTTAGGTCTTTTGGGACAACTTAACTACATGATTTTAGGTCTACCTTGTTCACTTTTAGTGTCATCACTATAATAGAAGAAAATTCAAATGGTACTTCTGATTTTTTGTCCCTAGAGCCCCTTCTCCCACAGGAAATATGAACATAAATCCAACAAAAAATGGAAATAGTTCAAGCACATTTGTTTAGAGTCCAAGTGGCTATCGAAAGTAACTAAAGAAGAGAGAGGCATCAACTGTCTATGTCAATATGGACAAACATAGCTATAAACGAAGATGCCTGTGAAATTGCATCAAGATCTAAGTGATGTCATAATGACATTAACTAAATAACCTTTGTCTACTTACCATTTGAAATGTGATGCTCCTAAAACTTTGGGATTACATGGGTTAGCAACAGCTCTTCCCATTTTGAGAATGGACTTCTTGATTAGACATAAGCCTAAGACACTAATCCATCTGATAACTTGATTGAAGATTAAGTGTACACGGATATAACTTATTGAAACGACTTAACCATAAATTCCTCCAAACACCAGCTCTGAGCCGCACCAGACCTCACCCATAATTGATTCAAGATAAAAAACAATGACCACAAAGGCTAACTATAGGTCTAGTAGAGGTCTCAGAAAGAGACGCAATCCAATTCATTCTCACTTTTTCCTTCTAGGTGACAGAAGGTTTCTCTCGTTCCATCCTGAGCAGAAAATATTCTATTTCATCATCCTAAATTCGAAATGGTTTATCTTAATTCATACAGCAGCTTGCTACAAAGATTGCCTCCAAAGTCTCACCAAGCAGAAAGCTAAGAAATGGGAAGAAAGGTTCTCACAGCGCTATATTCTCAGTGCAGCAAATAAATCACCAACTTGCATGAAATAACGCACTTGAACAAGAACTCAAGCCTTTTTGTTTTTGGATAATTGCAACAAGAACTCAAGCACATAAAATAAGTACCACAATGACAAAAGAGTGTTCTATGGATTATCTGTCCTAATACATCATATAATTACGTAACTTTAGTATTTATACATAACCCAAAAGGATCTTAAACGTCAAATGCAGAAATACTTACTTAGGATCGTGTAGTTGTAAAAAAAGCAAAATCAGATATCGGTTGGAATGTGGAAAAATGTCATTACCTAAGGGACTGTAACCAAAATTTGTGACAGCGCAGTTAAGGGTTAAGAAAATGAGTAAGGCTAAAGAAGGCAGGTCCAGCACATTTCTAAACGGTTTGGTTCTGGCACAGAAAATAATCTTTGCTAAGATTAGTATCAAAGTAATTAGTATTTCTGCTATTCTATCATAGAATTGATTCCAATCAAGCTGAATTAAGCCCTATATATGTTACTAGTCATTGACATGAGTGAGCCAATAAATTTCCAGACTCAATCAAATCGAATCAAGTATATGTTTACAGTCACAAAATTGCTACTAAATGTCCTAGCAACGAGCCAATAACCCAGAACTATGCTTTCACGTTGGACAAAGATCATAGATATCATCATAACTGAGAAAATGAAGTTACTGCAAACCATGAAGTTAACACAAATGAATACCATACCTTGAATACAGACAAGAATGAAACGCTCCCAATTAGGGATGGCTTCTTTGCAGGTTTTCTCACGGCTGGGGACATCTCTTTGCATAATTGCTGAGCAATCTCCTTGAGCAATATCACCTGTGCTTTATCAGTCCGCATAGCAATCATAGCCTGTCTCATTGATTCCCGATCAGCCTCAAGTGCCTGAAGCCTAAAATACAACTTTGTGACCTCTGGATCTCCAAAATCTGTATGATTCAATGAATCCCTCGGGGTATAGTCGTCAGCCATTGCGGCTGAAGCCTTGAGTTCTGACACACCGTTATATCCAGCCCCCTGATGTACAGAATCTATTGTGTAAACTCGGTCACTCATGTCATCTCCAATTTCTGATGAATTATCCACTTTCCTCAAGTTTGAACGCTCTTCTGTTTGTGAATACTCTGCTTTTCTAATACTTCCACCAAACCTTGGAGAATCTGAGATGCAATCTGAGTTAATTTCTTTATTTGTAATAAAGGGAGATCCTACACTATCAGTTGAAAATTTTCTAAGATGTCTATTCCTCCTTGGGGAATGACCAACTATCACTTTTTCAAGTATGTTGTTCTTGAAAAGATCCCCATCAGTGCTTCTTGGCGTCCTCTCCAACTGATTGATCCTGTGCTCCAAATCGCGCAATTGGTCGCATGAACGTGGGGTCTCTTCAAATGCATATTTCTCAACATCAACAGTCTCATTATCAAACTCTGTGTATACTTGATTCTCATTAATAGTGCATTTCAACGGAGGGTAATCAAATGGAGGAACTTCGAATTGCCCATTGATAGTCTCGGACATACTATTGTTCCGACTAAAACGGCCCTTTTCCGTCTCACAATCACCATCAGCCTCAGATTCTGTTAGCCCATAACTCATCATTCTATGCTTATACATTTGCACCTCACAAGTCAATGATTGAATTGTTTGCTCCCTCTTGTATAATAAATCCTCCAACGCCATAATCTCCTGCTGATCATGCGCCGTTTTCTCCTCAGTGTACCTCTTGAATTGTTTAAATTCCATCTGAACCTCTGCCTTTTCTCCTTGCAACCTCAAAATCATTGACATTGCCTCGTTGGCCGCCGAGGACGATGCATTTCTTTCTTCCTCCAACTCAGCACTTAAATCCTGAATTGAGCGTTGTTGCTTACTTACCATTTCCCTAAGTGCTGTGCATTCATTTTCGATTTCAATACGAGCATTTAGAGGTAAGACAAAGCCTGGGATCATAAACTTATTCTCATTATATTCATCGAATTTTCGCTTCACAGATCGGAGCCAAGTCCCTGAATAGGACCTGTTCATCCCAGAACAACTGCTACACCCGCAATCACAACAGTTGACCTGGCTGGTTGTCGGGGCCGAATTTTGAGAATCCATATTCTAATGCACATCCAATCAATCGTCGAACCTCAAATACAAATACAAAAGAAACTGCAAAAAACAGAAAATTTCACAAACCGAAAGACGATTAATCCTGTACAACAAGCTCTCAATCCCTCCCTCTTCGATAAAATGTTTAATGTATGTATCCCCTCGGCTTCACATAGGATGAATTCCCCCTTCCCTCAATTGCAACACACAATACAAACTCCTGCAAAAACAACCACATTGTTTTCAATTCCAAGCCCAGGCACAAATACCTTAAAGCTAGGTTTACATTGTTGTAGTACTAGTACCAAAAACAAAAACACATGAATTGCTTATGTGCAATAACAATGTCAATATTAGCTTTATCCTCCCATATATCTTTCCACAATTTATCCTGTAAAATGTAATTCTTTATCAAATGCAATAACAATATACTTCTACAAATTCCTGCAAAAACAaccacatttttttttcaaattccaagtcCAATCACAAATATCCAGCTAAATTAGGTTTACATTGTTGTACtccaaaaacaaaaataaatagagaTGAACTATAATTAATATTTTAATACATGTATTGCTGTGTGCAATAACAATGTCAATATTAGCTTTATCCTCCTGTATCTTTTTCCACAATCTATTCTGTAAAATGTAATTCTATATCCAAAAAAGGGAACAAAAAACTACATTTTTTTACATAAATTAAGCAGAGTTTTATACCTAATGCATCGCCTAATTGTCAAGGTTAATTTTTCTTAACATGACATCCATGCACATATACGAACAATATATCCATATGCATAATAAAACATGCATATATaaaagggaaattttcaaaaatatacaacccaacataaaatattacgccAGGTAGCCATATTTTTTCAGTTTATACAACATTAAGCTACCTGATAAAAGGCGATCATAAGGTATACCTGAAAAACAAAACGAGATAATAGCTGTAGCTGAGAAATGGAGGTGAATTTCTCACGGGAAAATGGAAATTATAATTTCTTCCAGCTTCCCggagaattattgaaagatataTCGACGTAAAGCgagggaaaaatgaaaaaaataaaatctagagaaaaatacaaaaagaggagaggaaaaaaaaaaacgtgggagagagaaaagaagggaaaattgaaaacccttgtctttttttttttttattttcagtttGTGGAttttgtatatgatattatgactgttgttttcagattttttttttttttcttttctctctaagtTCTTTAAGGAGAGGAAAATGTGGGATGATTTAGAGAGGAAAAGAAAAGGGGTGATTTTTGGAATTTCGCTAAGGGATATTTTGGTTGAGAGTTTTCTTCGGAGAGTAGTAACTGAAACCGTGTCCTAATGTTTGAATGGAGTAGTATTTTGTCATTAGATATTTGATTATCTGATAAAATTAAAACGATATAGAGATCAGAGTAATAACGCCTACGTGTTAATATAATCTAAGtgtttaataaattattttggaaATTTTGAACATATTGCTCTGAATTACTTCATCTACTTGAATATTAATAAAGAATAATTTTGTGTTTTGGTATTAAGTATTTCTCTTTTGCATTTATATTAATCTTTCGTTGTCATCTTCATCTGAAAGATAAATATGAGCCACTCAACAAATATTCTGATTAATAAAACCAGACGtcccttttttttattattattatttgctaTAGGATTTATGAAATAAGTAGTAACTACTGGTTATATTTTGGACAATCACTAATTTGTCACAATTTAATACTAGTATATTTTTCAACGATGGatgtctttttcttcttcttcttggattttttttatttttttttggttttctaacCAGAATATTCTACTTATTTATAAGAGTTTGAAGGCAATTAACTAATTCTTCATTTAGCAGTTACCTGTAGTTTCAGTCTCCCAACTTCATTTAGTAATTTCCCTTAATTCATTTTTATCTATatactttaattttaattttcttcATGTGTTTTTTAATCATAATGTTATGACTTGACAGATCCAAATGATTGGGATAAAATTTATTACGTATTAGTTTAAAGATACTCTTGAGTCTTGACTACAAAATTCCATTTAAAACCAAGTGGTTGTTTTTATATGAAACAAAATAAATCCTCAAAAGGCATTTGACTATTTCTTTACCTAATGAGTTTTTCATATCTTGCTGGAAAGATCTTGATCGATAGAATAGTGAGGGCCATGTTTTCGTTAAGGTGTTCTTTTTTTTTATCCATTCCATTTTTAGTGTTAAATTAATAAAGTACTTTGGCTAAAGAAACCGAAGAATATCCTGTAATTAGTTTGGCTGAATCCGCCGACATTGGAAAACCAACTACCGCCGAAACCACCAGATATCGAGATGAGTACTGCCACAGGTAATAATGAAAACTGCATGCAATGGCTAGGTATACCATTCAAagtaggagcccgtttggattggcttataagttgcttataagttatttttagcttttttgagtgtttagttggccagcttaaagtcattttgtgcttaaaataactAGGCTTGTTTGGCTTAGcctatctaaagcagcttataagctatttctaacttataagctgctttttttttaagcccatccaaacagtaTCTAGATTGTATAAGTGTTGCTCTTCCTACAATATTCAAGAAGTGTATTTTCCAATTGGCTAGCCTAGATCTTATGTTGTCTAGAATGAAATGGTGATCTGCTGCCCGAGGGTTCTGAGTAGGCATAGGAAAGCCTAAGTATCTACCAAAGGCTTGGCTGATCTTAATTCCAAAGGATTGAGCAGAATTTTTTGCTGTATGAGACGGCAAATTTTTTTAGAAACGGATTTTTGATTTAGCTAAATTAACCTTTTGCCCAGAGAGTTCACAAAAATAATTTAGACAACTAAGTATAGTAGAACAACTCTTATCATTCACTTTGAAGATCAGAGTAAGGTCATCTGCAAAAAATAAATGAGAAATAGAAGGTCCTCTAGGATGAATTTTTATGGGATCCATTCCTAATATCTCCCTGGTAATGTATTAATTTAGAAAAAAATTCAAGGCATAGAATGAAAATATATGGTGAAAGAGGATCGCCTTGCCTAATTCCTCTACTAGGACTAAAATAATTAGTAGTGGTACCATTAACAATAATTTCTATACTACTAGTTGTAAGGCAGCTCATAATAAGCTTGATAATATTTGGAGGAAATTTAAA is drawn from Lycium barbarum isolate Lr01 chromosome 8, ASM1917538v2, whole genome shotgun sequence and contains these coding sequences:
- the LOC132607255 gene encoding arginine-specific demethylase JMJ22, yielding MLSSKTLIFKKQKRKTKNGKNKKSKKISVSTKQETVAKQYQIAPQEQQQEEGDGSFSLKASVQSDNHGVQPLGNFYINPSSHNSRNTGLGNLQTLTDELVLDILALLEGTNLGILSTVSKGFYIFCNHEPLWRNLVLENCKGGFFFKGSWKSTFVSANKPLFSVLSCGFKVRDFYSDYLFQSWLCANLEMKAEWLERDNIVRRKGISVDEFALNFEEPNKPVLLEGCLENNWPALEKWNRGYLIEKCGDVKFSVGPVEMKLEDYFRYSDQVREERPLYLFDPKFAEKIPQLEKDYDIPMYFNEDLFSVLGNDRPDYRWIIIGPAGSGSSFHIDPNSTSAWNAVIKGSKKWVLFPPDVVPPGVHPSPDGAEVASPVSIIEWFMNFYNATKNWKKRPIECVCKAGEVIFVPNGWWHLVINLEDSIAITQNFVSRRNLLNVLEFLERPNACTLVSGTSDRVNLHDKFKNAIETYLPGTIDELTLKAEEKKAQQNKPSFWDTVTDSKAGAFKFSF
- the LOC132607256 gene encoding myosin-binding protein 7 translates to MDSQNSAPTTSQVNCCDCGCSSCSGMNRSYSGTWLRSVKRKFDEYNENKFMIPGFVLPLNARIEIENECTALREMVSKQQRSIQDLSAELEEERNASSSAANEAMSMILRLQGEKAEVQMEFKQFKRYTEEKTAHDQQEIMALEDLLYKREQTIQSLTCEVQMYKHRMMSYGLTESEADGDCETEKGRFSRNNSMSETINGQFEVPPFDYPPLKCTINENQVYTEFDNETVDVEKYAFEETPRSCDQLRDLEHRINQLERTPRSTDGDLFKNNILEKVIVGHSPRRNRHLRKFSTDSVGSPFITNKEINSDCISDSPRFGGSIRKAEYSQTEERSNLRKVDNSSEIGDDMSDRVYTIDSVHQGAGYNGVSELKASAAMADDYTPRDSLNHTDFGDPEVTKLYFRLQALEADRESMRQAMIAMRTDKAQVILLKEIAQQLCKEMSPAVRKPAKKPSLIGSVSFLSVFKWITCFVLWRRKARRCKYTFGTSTNNAGLLMLLDKGPRVGQWRCLMSTQV